The Mugil cephalus isolate CIBA_MC_2020 chromosome 8, CIBA_Mcephalus_1.1, whole genome shotgun sequence genome segment caaaatatcgataccaagtccgTTTTCACAGGAAACGTTAATACGTTTAAGACACTGATGTAATCACTTcggaaaaaaagtaaaaagcacgAGAGAGAGGGAAATGCCCCCAGGAACTCTTAAAGAAAGAGAGGCAGGCAATATCCAGGTATatatagtgaaaatacatcacagtgcccATCACAGGCATATACTTAGACGTATgtcaacatgttgttgtttcttaacataaacatacaaatgtgaaatgacagaGAATGTAGAATGTGACTTTTGTTCTCAAAGTTGTGtcaagttctaacctgaagaccactctgtctggtccaaaaagaCCAGACTTGTTGATCGTCTTTAattgctgatttaaaaaaaaaaaaaagtttgatattttttgtttgattctCATACAGAtgtatgaaatatatttttcacaaatgttcaGTTATGttcttctaatgttttttttggtcataaTTGTATTGAATGtacattgttttacttttgttttattcttttgtgcaacattctgtctttttactattttattatgAAGCACTTTGTGGTTTATGGCCTGTGAAAGGTGCAATATAAGTAAAGTTTACATACTTTGTAAAAGTCATCTTACACAAGCTATTCTCTCTACACAAGTAGACGTCTAAAATTATCGATATTGGTATCGGGATACTAGCCGTGATGTTTCTTGGTATCGGATGGAAAGGAAAATAGTGATATCGCACATCCCTTGTGAACAGCACATGACACTTTCCTTTAGTGGAAAAGAAACTATTGTTGAAATAAAGGTCAgcgtaaaaaaaacaaaacaaaaaaacccttaAATATGTCCTGCGTGTCTGCCAGATGAAGAGAACTACTGACACATAGTTGCTGAAAGCTGACTGTGTGACAACCTTGACTATATCACTCCCTACAGGAAAAGAGAAGCATAACCAGAAGACGCATCCAGAAACTTCACGCCTGTGTCAATGAGGAAATAAATCCACACTTGgaacatttaaacagaaaattTATTCAGCCATCCCAATAACTTAACAAGTTCCCCAGAGCTGAATCTGTATCCAAAAGTGTGTTCAAACTTGAAGAAAATACCAACATACTGCACCGTGTACCAAGACAGACGACACAAATATGGTGAGTGGAGAAAGAATAACACAAGAAGCACAGCCAAACCACAAATAATGTATTgctgaatgaataataataaagggtGTTACTTGATTTTAATGAGTTGATACAGACTCtgcaaaacagaataaaaaaaaatctaaatggcTCAGTGATATTAAGGAATAAAATTTTTCTGTGCGTAGATGCTAAATTTTTGTTACATATGTGCGAGTCGTAAAGAGATCGACCCACACTGAGTACTGAGTTGAATAGACGATAATGAGTAATGAaaattttaagaataaaatttCCTTTCTGTATTTGTTAATGAAAGAAGGGGATAAGACAGCAAACGTCAACTCAAAGTGACCAGATTGACCTTGTATTGAAGCAATACTTTGCGACACAAGATACATTTTTACAACAGcgctgtataaaaacaaaaaggacagtCCCACGACATAAATAAgttgttatatttttaaacGGCAAAGGCAAAACTACATATGAGATTGCAAGGagccaggaaaaaaataaaggctgGTGCAGTTAAAACAGTTGGCAATATCACCCAACACACAAAATGCCATTTTCTAATACAggaattttagtttttctttttttgtctcccacACAGATGTATAAAGGAGCCCCATACATTGTAAGCATATTATAATTCACCTCAGTGTGGTCAAACTGAGCCATTCCTCCACCCAGATGTATAATAAGAGCAAATGGGTGACTCAAGGGAAATTGTCAGCATCTCTGACTTCAGTCCTTTAACTTCTGAACAATAATTTCAAGCTAACATTAGAGGATGGTTTACTCTCTGTACAACATTTGCCCTTGTACCTACTCATCTAAAATGACAAAGCTGATAAAAGCAAGCACAGTATCTACTCTTTCTCACTTAATACAGTGAGGTTTTATGTTAAAGAAAACTGCAACAGACTTTTCATAGACAAATACAACTTTGTGGCGTAGCCCCCTTTACACAGTGAGTGGGTTTTTTGAAACCCAGAGCTCTGACGATAAGGAAAAATAACCTTAGCTTCTCAGCTTCCTCCGCCTTATTCCAGAGCACAGTCGGGGTTGAAAAATGGAGCAGACTGGGGAAAGATGGTTTAAGATGACGGGCGggcagaaaataacaaataaaataacaacacatttagaaattatttcaaatattcaaattacaTAAGGCTTGCTTTGACTAAATGACTTGTGCTTGAACTACTTCCAGTATAAATAGTCACAAGCAACACAATCAAGCcttccatctgtttttctttaatcacACACAACTTTTTTCTAGAATTTGCATTAAGTTCCTAAAAACAGCAGTGCTGAATGAGCATGACAAGTCAGACTGATATGATGTAACTTCAGATCAGAACTGCTGTTCTTACCCACTCCGTGCACAAGAGCCaaggaacaaataaagaaactgGTGATAAACTGTTACGATCCGACGCGCGTCGTAGTCGTCTTCTTGTCAGAGAAGAAGCTTCTCAGCAGGACAACCTGGCTGATGCTGACTACCAGAAGGATAAGGGCTTCTCCGATGGACCAGAAGGCAACGCGGGTGTTGAGGTCCTCAGCCCGACTGCGTCCCTGTGCCTCACGGAGGCGGAAGTGTGTCTGGTAGTCGATAACTGACTTCAGAGCCTCATGGATGGACACACAGGCTGATTCCATCTGCGGTAAATGGAGGGATTATTAACAGTAGTAACAGTAACATACTGTTCTAAAGTGCATTGCAGTACACACAATTTTGCTAACTATAAAAacttcatgcacacacacggagcTTACCTGAGTCAAAGCAGTGACTCTGTTCTCATTAGGAAAGAGGGGAGGGTCGTCGCCGACCTGGAAGTCAAAATAAACCGTCTTGTGCGTGAAGGTGGAGAATTCATTGCTGAAGCAGAACTTGTAGGTGCCGTTTTTGGCTGCTGTGAAGGTGAAGCTATCATATTGCTTTTTCATCTCCTTGTAAAGGGTAGTGCCATCCGGGTCCTCCAAACGACAGTCCACATCATAATGCCCACCGGTGACAACCTGAGAATCCAAGCAACAGAAGGAGTATTCGTTAAATAGCATAatgatacatttatttttgttatcgAATTGAATATAAATATCTAGTAAGTTACTGTTTATTGCCAAACATGGTAAAACTATGGTGAATGAGACTACGGTCCACTgataaaaatatcacaatatatTTGCAGTATGATGAACTGGGTGGGATTAATTTGGGGAATGAAAGTTGTACTGACTTGCTGCTGAGCTATTCTCTATAAACAGTTCTGGGTTAACACTTCTCAGACCACAGCTGATGGGTGGATTGCTGCTAATCTGAACCAAACGTTTCCTTCTGCCTGCAGCTCCCATTAAAGCATTCAACGAGTAAAACACCAGTAGACGCTTAGCCCTTACTACTGTCGTCcattaaaaacaatgcagcACGTGGCTGCTCACTGACGTCCTCTCAGCAAATTTAATGAACCCTTTACAACCCTTTAGTACAAAATTAGATCAGGATTGATCACAGAATGATAAAGACCAATTATTGTCCGACGTTTTTTTGCTGTGACCagacacaataaacaaacagtaTAATTTAACAATGACTGATCACTTTAGAGACTGTAACATGGTGGCATTTTTTACGATTTCAGTGGAgccatacaccgatcaggcataacattatgaccaccttcctaatattgtgtaggtctcccatgtgcctccaaaactcatcagagaatagacttGGGTcatctgagggtgccctgttgTGTCTGATAACAGTATGTTGTTAGTCGGGGGCCTTTGGATTGAGGAGAGGGGCATctatggatcaggcttgtttcagtgcatcccacagatacttgatcagtttgggatctagtgaatttaagTCAGGTCAGGTTTtcagagttgttcctaaaccgttttaatgtgtgtgtcacacaATGTACAAGTTTGTCAGATTTATTAGAGACAGGACAACAAATATTTGTCAGTCACAGCCGACATATGTTAATGACTGAAGCCTGATATTGCCTCCATCGCTTTTAATAAGGTTGGATGGCTGAGCTTTATGTCGGACGGAATCACACCTACCTGAAACTCCAGCGTACACTTGGTGCCGATAGTGATGTCCTCGTAGAAACACTGCTTGGCATTGTCCGGCAGCTCAAAGGTTAGCTCGGAGCCTAGCACCCAGCCACAGAGCAGCTGGGCCCACAGCACCTGCAACAACACCCGAAACGATCCGTACATACCGAAGACCGAGAGCCAGCAGCTTCAAATGGAAACCTACCGggaaaatcacaaataaaatcaatatctACGGAgtctacaaaaaaagaaaaagaaaaagaaaaaagagataaaatagGGACAAAGCAAACCCGGACGTTGGTATTAACGACAGGTTGCTAGCTTAAAGCTAACTCAAAGCTAGCTGGTCTTTAAATGTTGGACACACAACGTTTAATTTGGTGTTTataacacatgtaaacagctggtGTGAGCTAATATTTTGGGCTCATGTGTGTCCAAgaaaatttgaataaattcaAATGTGAACGTTTCTTAATTCATTATTGTTATCCCAGTCGGAATTACCTACTCACCCTAAAGTCCTCACCCGGATGCGACTCATTCTACGTGACGTGGAACAAACGTGGATCGGTATTGGCCGTCAACCGCACGGACCCGCCTCGCGCCTTCTCTCATTGGCCAAAAAGCGGAAGACGGCAGGGTGTAAGGTCACGTGGGCCACGTCCACATAGATTGACAAAAAATCTTCCTCTTCAATGCAACCTCAACGTGGCTGCTTCTCTACTGTAGTGGGCACTGTGTTTATTGTGGGTGTTAAGACGTGTGACGCATTATATTTCACTGGGGTCAAATAGAGCAGTGTCTGAAGTTATCCTAATTTGCTATCCTGATTGCcatcctaatttgtccactgtttgaATCAGAGAAATGGACAGAACTCAACACTGAGACTCGGGactgaacagcagacagcaatgtgcatTTTTTAAGAGTTGTTTATGAAATGCAAACATTGCCCTACTTCATTTCTTGgcactaaaataaatagaaaaagtctggagttgttgcTATTCATAGggttttattctgttgtgttacagGTCCAGCCATCTTGACGTCAAATTGGGACATATGTGCCCCCCAAACTAAAACGAGTTTGACATTCCTGCTATAAGGCTCCTCACACCTGGAAAACACACTTTACAAGTGGTTGTTGGATGTTTTCTTTCCATATTGCAATAATCTCAATGTGTAATATACTGATAATAATGGCAGTAAAACATCCCATATTAGTGTAAGAGAGTGAACAGGAATCCCTCACAGACACAGGCCTGCAGGGATGGTTTCTTGTAGGGGTGTATTACcatttgaaaatatttctgGCTAACATCCTGGCAGCCAACTGTTTGATTTATGGTCGgtttgtatttaaaattaaattaagttcaACAGTCAGTGTCTATTAACAACCGGGTGGAGCAGGATCTGTAAACACTTACAATGGCATGAACATCCAATCATGACAGCGAGACAAGATTGGCATGCATGATGCACACTGAATGCGTTTTCCTCTAACAGAATTTAACATTCCTGTGTGGCCTAAACAGTTTTCTATCATTCTGGATTTGATTCCATCCGCCATTAGAGCTTTGTTATCGAGTTATAACTCAGCCAACACTACCAGAATTGTATATAGGAAACTCAGATCCGTtcaaataatatatgtataagGGAGTTAATCCAAAGAGCTACAATTAGCAAACCTGCATCAATATTTGTTTGGAAGAATTTGTATCTCACTGTAGACTTTGAACTGGTCTTAATTTGTTATTAAATAGAAAGctagatgtttttcatcttatCAACATTTCATATACATGCCAGCAAGTTTTCAAAGCAAAAATCCAACCTTACTGTCTTCAAATACTATGTGAACGCTTACCTGGACACTTTAACCCACTGGGTCATATATGGGACGGCggtcagagctctgtacacaagttgtgttttgagtaaatgctgcatacaatatgtaaatgattttattgaCAAAGGCCATTATGGGATTCAACCAACAAtcacatttttccaaaaaatcAGGCAAACCCAACCCAAcccattttttaactgtgtgccaactttgattactcaagtaGAGTGATTcagacttttgtgatagaagcTTCAGAGTCGTGTCTttcagaagaaacagaaaaaaaaataataaaataaatgtatttgggTATGGACAGTTTACATTGATGAACAACAATATGGGAAAATATGGTTGTAAATATACCGGATTGTAGCAGAGCTGCTAATTTGCCTCTACAGTCCTTAGGATCATGCATAAGCTCCAAAATATTCATGAACAatattcaatttactttggctATTTCCTAAATAggcgtttgttgttgttgttgttttgttttgtttttgttaaaaggCTGAAATTATAAGAGGTGAAAACATTGCACTAATTCCAAAACTGTGAAGACTAGTCTTTTGTGGTGTTATTGTagttttgtggttttatgtATGATTGTGTTATATAAGTGGTACCTTTCCTCGAGAGCATGTTCAATTGTTGTCGGTGCATCTGTAAcctgtttatcatgttttttttttttttaataaatatttccatgaataaagtttaaaaaaaaaaaaaaaaaagtcctccaTTTCTATGAATCATGTTGTCAAGACGCGGCTGGTCCCACAACAAAGTATCGCGTGAACCAGCGCCGCGAGATTACAGCATAGGGAGGGCTGCCTGCCTGCATGGAGAgctggaaaagacaaaacaaaagccacACATTTGAACTCACAGGCGCTGGTCGCTTTTTAGCTtttgtaaaaccaaaacaaatttaattcattatcaATATAggtattttttctccttttgtttgaCGGCAATATTCTCAAAGTCTTGCATCATGCCGAGCAGCACGTCTTTGCTGGAGGCCGAAGAGGGAGAGTCCGAGGTCCCGCCGCCGCTAGTGCACGCTTTCGCCGGTATGGGCCTTGAGGAGCACCACGGCACCCAGAGACGGACCCCAGAACAAGCGGACGAGACCCCGTCCtttccccaccaccaccaccaccaccaccaccaccagctctCCTCGGTTTCTCATTTCAACCTCCTCGGTACGGTACTCGACTTGAAGCCCCTGCCGCTACACCGACCGCCCTCCGGAGATGAAAGTAACAAAGCGGCAGCTCTCGAGGACGACGAGACAGAAGTTGGAGCCGTGGACCCCTCGTTGCTAGCTCAGGCCCATCGCCACCAACACCCCTCGTCGGGGCCGGGGAGCTGCGTGATGCCGTCCGGTATGGAGCCGGTGCCGGTGTACAGCGGGGACGAGCTGGACGAAACCGGAGTcggcggtggtggcggcggcggcggcagcggctcCTTACCGCCGGCTAGCAGCATGGCCATGCTACCTCCCGGTGTGTACGGGGAGCCGGGCTACGAGGCCGAGCCGTCGCTGCTGACTCGGAGAAAGAGCGTAAACACGACCGAGTGTGTGGCCGTGCCGAGCTCCGAGCACGTCGCGGAGATCGTGGGCAGGCAGGGTGAGTGGAGCCCGTGTCCCTCCCGGATAGCTCCGGGCTGAGCTAACCTCGCATAGTTGAAGGGAGTTTGGACAAAAAGTTGGTTGAAGGACATGAAACTAATTATGGTGTAAACGGCTTTGaaagtgagaataaataaataaataaatctattacAGGGTTACATGTTAAagaatttattctgcagctaGTGGGAACTGTTAGCTTGTTAGTATCAACTTATTGTTGTCATCCTCACTTGGCCATAACGATTATCACCGAGTAACATTTTCTAAATTATACTTTTTGATATGTGTCAGGCGGGTTTCTGTACAcagattaaacaaattaaaactcgCCTTTAATTAAACCTGAACCATAAttttagcatattttttttttcttccccacaaGAGTTGACGTTAGCTTTAATGCGgctaacttagcttagcactATATCTGGGTCATCACCACTCCTCAGACAAGTTTACACCAGAAGTTATATCAGTCAACACATCCTCATGAGTCCTCTCGCTTGGGCGACTCGTCGGCGTTgtggatgttttatttgttctcgGCTGACAATGACAGAGAAGACTTTATCCTCCTCAGCCCCGACCAGGGCTCGTCTTTGTCTGGGAGGAGAACATGAAGAGGAGTCGTGTTGGTCTCCATTGCTCTGCCACATCAGCTGTTACCTTATAGTTGTCTCCGTGACATTAATGAAGATTAGGTTGATTTCAACCAAACACGACTCGCTTTTTTTTAACACGACCCAATGAGTTTGTCTGCGATTTTACATAAAGACGAAACATGGCAGAGTTGAGAGAGTGTTATTGTGTCGTGTTTTAAACCAGTTGGGGgagggtgcacacacacacacactcacacacacacacactgcagtgttgacaacaacaggaaatgGCTCTGGTAATGATGTTGGACTCTCAACCACTGCTGAAaggaatatttaatttatgtgcTATGCAACTTTAAAATGCCATTAACTGCTGGAAACTTAAATTGCACCCGCCGTGATCTTTTGTTAGTCCAGTTTTGAGTTTCAGAGTTTAATATGTTTATGTAATGTGGTGAATGTTAAAAAACCCAGACAGAAATAACCCAACttccccccgcctcccccccttttttttttcctctttcctctgctcTTTAACTTTACACCGACAGGCTGTAAGATTAAGGCACTCCGGGCCAAGACCAACACCTACATTAAAACGCCGGTGAGGGGCGAGCAGCCGGTCTTTGTTGTGACGGGGCGCAAGGAAGATGTGGCCATGGCGAAGAGGGAGATCCTGTCGGCAGCTGAACATTTCTCCCTCATCAGAGCTTCTCGAAACAAGACGGGCCCTGTGCCTGCTGCGACCGGCGTAGGGGCCCCTGCCCTGCCcggacagacaaccattcaggTCGGCAACAcagccataaaaaaacaactaggTGTTATAAATATTACCTCTCGatgctcatttgttttatgtgtttgacCCTACAGGTGCGGGTACCGTATCGTGTTGTTGGGTTGGTCGTGGGTCCCAAAGGTGGG includes the following:
- the tmed7 gene encoding transmembrane emp24 domain-containing protein 7 — protein: MYGSFRVLLQVLWAQLLCGWVLGSELTFELPDNAKQCFYEDITIGTKCTLEFQVVTGGHYDVDCRLEDPDGTTLYKEMKKQYDSFTFTAAKNGTYKFCFSNEFSTFTHKTVYFDFQVGDDPPLFPNENRVTALTQMESACVSIHEALKSVIDYQTHFRLREAQGRSRAEDLNTRVAFWSIGEALILLVVSISQVVLLRSFFSDKKTTTTRVGS